One Drechmeria coniospora strain ARSEF 6962 chromosome 01, whole genome shotgun sequence genomic region harbors:
- a CDS encoding carboxylic acid transport protein, which yields MISPRASSPRPGSRSAISSSGSSVSSSPTSTLSAKDWLFFVVGFSSWTADAFDFHALSIQTVKLAKYYHRSKTDITTAITLTLLLRSIGAAVFGLAGDKWGRKWPMVFNMIVLGLLQIATIYSSTFEQFLAVRSLFGLFMGGVYGNAIAMALEQCPANARGLMSGILQQGYSLGYVLAACANLGVGGGVETWKTVFWIAAGLSIAVGLVRICFPESKQFLEAREAKRAGHGSKGTSLGSFWRDTKKMLVKEWRMCVYCIFLMTWFNFYSHTSQDSYTTFMLTQKELDNAGASRASILMKAGACVGGCIVGYLSQFFGRRRAIMASALMSALLIPAWILPEGERALSATGFFMQFFVQGAWGIIPIHLNELSPVAYRSTFPGVTYQIGNMISSPSAQIVNAIAERTFVTLGNGRRVEAYGPVMGIATAIIALGIIFTTMFGPERRGRSFEAKVAGMESPRSSEAPDDGLPDAEKAHVELEEKN from the exons ATGATCTCGCcaagggcgtcgtcgccacggccCGGCAGTCGTTCCGCGATCTCTTCGTCTGGAAGCAGCGTGTCGTCCTCTCCAACGAGTACG CTCTCGGCCAAGGACTGGCTCTTTTTCGTCGTCGGTTTCAGCTCCTGGaccgccgacgccttcgacTTTCACGCCCTCTCCATCCAGACGGTGAAGCTGGCCAAGTACTACCACCGCAGCAAGACGGACATCACGACGGCCATCACCTTGACCCTCCTGCTGCGATCCATCGGTGCCGCCGtcttcggcctcgccggcgacaaaTGGGGACGCAAGTGGCCCATGGTCTTCAACAtgatcgtcctcggcctgctgcagATCGCGACGATTTACAGCTCGACCTTTGAGCAGTTCCTCGCCGTACGAAGCTTGTTTGGCCTCTTCATGGGTGGTGTCTACGGAAATGCCATTGCCATGGCGCTGGAGCAGTGCCC TGCAAACGCGCGTGGCTTGATGTCGGGCATTTTGCAACAAGGCTACTCGTTGGGGTACGTCTTGGCGGCATGCGCCAATCTtggcgtcggtggcggcgtcgagacgTGGAAAACCGTCTTTTGGATTGCCG CCGGTctctccatcgccgtcggtcTGGTTCGCATTTGCTTCCCCGAATCGAAGCAGTTCCTCGAGGCCAGGGAGGCCAAGAGGGCCGGCCATGGCTCCAAGGGCACGTCGCTCGGTTCCTTCTGGCGCGACACCAAGAAAATGCTGGTCAAGGAGTGGAGGATGTGCGTCTACTGCATCTTCCTCATGACGTGGTTCAACTTTTACTCCCACACGTCGCAGGACTCGTACACGACCTTCATGTTGACGCAAAAGGAGCTCGACAACGCCGGCGCCTCGCGCGCCTCGATTCTCATGAAGGCCGGCGCTTGCGTCGGCGGTTGCATCGTCGGATACCTGAGCCAGTTCTtcggtcgccgtcgcgccatcatggcctcggccctcATGTCGGCCCTGCTCATTCCCGCCTGGATCCTgcccgagggcgagcgagccCTCAGCGCCACGGGCTTCTTCATGCAGTTCTTTGTCCAGGGAGCCTGGGGCATCATCCCCATCCACCTCAACGAGCTGTCGCCCGTGGCCTACCGCTCCACGTTTCCCGGCGTGACGTACCAGATTGGCAACATGAtctcgtctccgtcggcgcAGATCGTCaacgccatcgccgagagGACCTTTGTCACGCTCGGTAacggccgccgcgtcgaggCGTACGGGCCCGTCATGGGCATcgcgacggccatcatcgcccTGGGCATCATATTCACCACCATGTTTGGTCCCGAGAGGCGCGGCCGCAGCTTCGAGGCCAAGGTCGCGGGCATGGAGAGCCCTCGTTCGAGCGAGGCACCGGATGACGGCCTGCCGGATGCGGAGAAGGCGCACGTCGAGCTGGAGGAGAAGAATTGA